The sequence CCATCATCAACACCTCACGAGGGAAAAAATATCTTCGATCTTGATGAAAGCCATCAATGGATGATATAAACTTTCCATCTTCTTGAAACACCAACACACTATTAATGATACCAGCACAAATTAACAGGTGTCCATCTGGTGTATAGTGTATCCCACTTGGATAGAATATCTTGTAGGGAATTCCAGCAAAGTTACAGAATATTTTAAGAAATTGTCCTTTTGGAGTGAATAACTGGATTCTGTGATTGTTACCGTCTGTGATAAACAACTGATCTTCATTGTTGTTCATTGTTAGATTGATAGGATGATTGAAAGCACCGGGTTCTGCACCACGCTTTCCAAAGCAGTAAGAGAATTGTTCATTTTTAAACACTTGAATTCTGTGATTGTCAAGGTCACACACAAACAGTAAGCCTGACTGAGAAAACAGTAGACCACAAGGACAATTGAATTTTCCACCATCACTACCTTTACTGCCAAACTGGCAAATAAATTTTCCACTTCTTAGATTCAACTTCTGAATGCAGTGCAATGCACGatctgcaacatacaaataccCTTTCTTATCTACTGCTATTCCGGTCATACACAAAAACCTCCCTAATCCACAACCACATCCACCAATAATGTGTGAGTACTGATATTGTTCATCAAACACTACCAATACATCATAATTAGCATCACGAACATATAGTTTATTGTCAGGTCCTTTAGCCAAGGCGCAAGGGTTTGCTAATTGTACATGTCTGTTCATTAGCCATCCTCCATATGGGTCAATGTCTATTGGTCCATAACTCTTAATGACCATCACCACCTCTTCGATGCTACTATAGTCTCGGACATTCACTATCACTTGGATTTTTTCATGGTTCATTGCTATACCTCTCCAATGAATGGATAATAAATGACACTCCATTCTTTTAGGATTATACCTTATTTTATATTGTCCTTCTAATTGTTCTTCAACTTGCTTATTCTGCAAAAACTTCTTCTCTTTGTTGCAGTGAAGTTCTATATCTTTTGATTGGTTGACAATAGGAACTGCAGCTGCAGAGTGATCTTTCAGTGTGACAGTGAGTTTGATTAGACGATCAATTACTGCAGGACCCTCTATCACCTTACAAATCGGAACACTAGATACATCACACAATGATTCGTTGACAACCGGTTTACATTTAACAGCCATATGACTTGCTTTACACTGTGGATCAAGGCTAGTATGTTCTATTTTGTTATTTAATTCAACTACTCTATTTTCAATCCAATCATTATAATGAATTAATTCTTTTGTTCTACTaatttttacaatgttttcaTAAAAGTCAATACAACTTGCCATTTGACTTTCCATCAACTGAACATTTTCCTTTTGTAATGCAAGGGTATTTTTAAGTGAATCTTGAATGATGTGCACCTTTTCAACTGCGTCTTCTTCCTGTTGTTTCAATATTCTGTATTGCTCATCATATGTAGCTTGTATCTCCTCAATACTAGCTTCACTGTCTTTGTCAATCTGATCCTCACAACGTTCAATTTTCTTTACTCCATTTCTCATTTGCTTAAGTAACTGTTTCAGTGAAACAAGGATTTCTTTTATTCTTTCTCGTTTTTCATCCAGTACATCTTCAACAGAGCTAACAGTATGATAATGATGGCCAAGAGGGCGGCTCTGTGAAACACATTCTTGACATACCAACTTACTACAAGTTTTGCAGTAATGTTCTACCATCTGATTTGTATGTATTTTACAAAAGTCTACCTTTTCTGATATAGCCATTCTAAGAAATTGCTTAGGATCACGAAGGAATTGATTAATCAGTATAACTTCGTGCGACTTGTAAGCTTTTATCTTTTTGTGTAATTCACTACAGTCATGGCACAAAGGGTCTTCACACTCCGTACACCACATGGTTACTGGCAAATTTTCCTCGCAATTACCACATGTTGTTTCCACTGACGCAGTCGTGCCTACTTTTCGTTGTCGGCCAAAAATTTTAACCAAACGACTGATGGTCACGGACGCCTCCTTTTTTTCTTGTTCGCGTTGTATAAATATTTCTGCCAAACGACAAATTGTAAAGTTTGAGGGAATAGACGTTATTTCGCCTTGTGAAAGTGGGGTACGACATAGCGGGCAACAAACAACTGCCGCCATTTTCTTATTGGATTCTATACTGTTCTCTATACATCGCTTACAAAACGTGTGTAAACACGGGACGATAGTCTTCGGATCAGTAAATATATCTCCACAGATTGAACAAGTTATTTCTTCCCTAATATGTTGCCATTCGGCTGTCTCTTCACCTTGCCGTAATTCTCGTTTTACACTGCTGCCACTCGTCATTCAGGTTTCCGCACTTCACCTGATTATCTATGACCTGATCAATCTCACTGCTTTGTTTGCTTCGCCAGACACAGTCATCAATCCGTTTCCGGCTCAGTCATCGATATTTAATGTGATGGTTCCAAAAAAaaagtgaccttcactagtatTCGGTTATTATATCTCGCCGCAAGTTTAATATCGAGTGCCAGTGGAAGGTGACTCGTGGCTCTGGTCGTCACAGTTACAAGCGCCTACGTTTTCCGAAATTATGAAGCCCTGCGCTGAACTAAAAGCGCAGGGCTTCATAACTTCGGAAAACATACGCGCTTGTAACTGACGACCAGAACCACGAGTCGACGTCCAATGGCACTCGATATTAAACTTGCGTAATACCCGAATACTAGTGAAGGTTAGATATCGATGAAGTACCGATATAAAATGTATAtttcctcggtcacatgcgaccacaaagaCCCCAGTAATCTCTGACCAAAGTCAaagtaggcatggcaaggatggatacaaaacaaataaacagaagctgtttaaaaggctttgaatgcaggggtggatctaggatttataaaagggaggggctaactcaaggtactaataatctcttgggtggaggtgtgcaaAGCTGGAACTAAGAGGGTTTGGGGGCATGccgcctcccccccccccccccccccctccaggaaaattttgaaaaataaatgctaaaatactgcaatttggagacatttccacatgaaatacatatttctgcctgtagatattttatatactgcctttagatatatgtggctctctgcagcatttgctaatggaaaggtttgggtagatttagacaaccaagtacatgatgcatccTCTCACAATTACATGCATGAAAGAATAATATTGTTGAAACTGgaatttgaatgatacaagattgaatttgagagcattttcaatagaAATTGTGCCggcacctgaattaagtataccagtCAGTAccggcaagagttcataatatatatatttagataaatatataatattatgaactcttggtaccggtaataactacacaagtagatgaacaagccttttaaacagaccaatgcacttcattgtatgtataggtgcaggcagatccAAGTTTTATGCTGTCTTTGTCTTTGAGCCATATATTGTTCTCCCACCCACTGACACACACGTGATTAGttgtacacaaaataatcatgTGTTTATGCAATCTTGAATGGCTTCGCAACAAAACAAATTTGCGATACATTGCCCTTTAATAACTGCTTTTTTAGAAATGTTTGTGCATAatttatacagtacataactaAATATCTACATTTTGCAGATTTAAATAATATACTGTTACAGTGATAACAACCAATAATTCATAGAGTTAGCTGTCACATGCAAGTATTTGAAGATACTTACTGATacccattaattttgtattgtttTCCAAATAGCTTTATTCACATAGTTAATTTACTGAGCTTGTGTGGTATTGTTAATTTGTATTTCAGCTTCTCATGATCAATAGAAGTACATTCACCAGTTTTCAATGTGCATTTTGGGATTACAACTTTTGAACTGTCAAGTAAGTTAACAATGCAGTCTTCACTTATTTAATTGTAACTATAAAACTTAACTTTCAACCTTAATTTGCTGTCTGCTGACCAACCAACCGACCAACCAactgaccgaccgaccgaccgaccgaccgactggactcactcactcactcactcactcactcactcactcactcactcactcactcactcactcactcactcactcactcactcactcactcactcactcactcactcactcactcacttaaTTAGTTACTTAGTTACTTACTTCTTActcactgatgccttcagacatgCATAACTATGGTTActagcttgatttttcactgctagatgTTGCTTAACCAAACACTTGACAGATGTATTCTGGCACACCACAGTACTGTACGTACATTGCACACTTCATGAGCTTACAATACCTTTGTCTTCCATTGTGTCCCACTTCTTTTCCAACGGTGCAAGATGTTAAATTAACAGTAGCACACTATGGTTTCCCTGTGGCTTTGCTCACTAGCCATCATGGttattgtccatattttctgcaGACAGATGGATCAAACAAACCAGGGCCTGATAAGAGACATCATCTAGTCCATCCTATTACACTATGCCATCAGTATGAACAACTTTACTATGAGAATACTAAAATTGGAGGACTGTGTCTCAACCAGCATTCCTAGTGTAGATatggtatgtgtgtatatggCTGGAATTTTAAGGAGTTAAATTTTTCATTATTTTGCTAGAAATCTGTCTGTGTAATGTGACAGTTTTGATTCTTATTCATTGAATGCTTTGAAAACATTTTTACTTATTAAAAATTAACAATCTGAAAATTTTATCTGTTTGTAAAATATTTCCTTAAGAAAAACACATTCTAATTACTTTGACTCATTGTTGCAAagtttatactgtatgtagcagtaattgtaacatacgcACTATAACTTTGACTGGTTGTAATTAGTAGCTGTATTATGTGTACTGTAACTTACAGTTTATATAATTAGTGATTGTAACATACATATCATAATTTAATTAACATACGCACTATAACTAACTTTTTTATGTAACACATACACACTGTAATTTTTTGTTCACaattagtaattgtaacatacatacacttattgattgtaacatacactgcactattgttgattttacatcctaggcaaaccaACTTTGCtgtctgcctagtaattaataataataaaaaataaagaaTAGCAAAAATTTTGGATTCAATTGGGTGTGTTACAAGCAAAATCAGAAATCATCATGACACCACTGAATTGTTTTGTTGCTTATCACACAATAATGTGCAATACAGTGGAGATCttaactaataataattatgggaTAATAGTATTCATATAATTGAAAGTTCATAAAGTCAAGCAGCTATCCATTTTTACACTGTTTAAATAGTCTAATTTGTATAGAACATACACTGgttaacaaaatactctaatataacagtaaTTTTGGCAGTTAGTTAATTGATGTTCacaatgttcagataatcaactctccactgtacaatacattagtaTAGTCAGACAATACTGTACACCTGTGTTCCCCCTATACAGGTATCAGGTGATGAACCAGATTGGGGTGGTCATATCATGATCATCAACCTTCTCAGTACACATCAAACACTTCTGTGTGTTGACCATACTATAGGTTAGTTGAATACTAGTGCATGTATTAGAGAGGGTTGAACATCCTTTAAGTGCTCCTACAACAAATTATGCTATAATCTGTTTGTTGAAGACACCAATACATATAAttcagtagctatatagtagtaTGTATATAGGGTCATCATTATGTTGAATACCTTTGATGCTAGAGTTAGACAAAAGTGTTTAGATAAGTGAATTTCTATCATTCTTAACACGTCTAACTGAATCCAAAACTCAATTttgctacatatatacagtacagaCTTTAATTTGCAGCAAAGAGTTAAAGTATAAGTAGAATGTGTTTTATCTCTTCACAAATTTTATAAACACTACACAATGTTTGCATAGTGTCGTGTTAACTAGTGCAATGTCTCTATCATGAATGATTTACAGATCTAACAATTAGttatattaattttggtaaAATGCATCAAACCAAGATAGAAATCTTACTATGCGAGCTGTCTCTGTTGATTTATGGTTGCTTATAAACTGTCTTCACTACACCTCACAGTGCAATACACATTGGTGTATGTCACAACATCACATACTGCGAAAATGATGTTTAGGGATTTTTTTAAACTGCAAAATTGTTTTCAAGGATCCATGTAGACTTCAATACATAAAGAATTGCACCTGCTATATTTAATAACAAACTTTTCACACTAAAATGTAATTTTTAAGATTCCAATCATTTACACATACCATTGAGACATAGTCCTCAGTGTTCTCATAGTGTAACCAAACATAATATACTAAAAATACTATTATAGTTTTTACCCATGAATCACACATGTATTGTAAATTTTGAAGCAGTTCaatgttcaaaatctgtcagcTGATGGGGACAAAAGACACTTATACTCACTACCAAATCAAGAAACCTGCACCTTGGTGGATATGTCTCTGTTTATATTAAACTTTGATCTTTTACCCTTCTTGAAGGGTACCCTTTGACTTGAGCAGCAGTTATACAGGCCACTCTACCCTTCTTCCAGAGACCTTATACCACAGCTCATGATCAATAGTAAGTCTGTGTATACATACTGGGCAACATGGACACATGCATGGAATAGCAAAATAAAAGTCTTTTATAGAATCAAGAAACCATGTGTTatataaaaacacacacacatgcacgcacgcacaaaaacagctaaactgtgtaaaatggtgcagccttaaaaggtgaagaaaaaaaactgtgaaatcaaaggtggtggccaagaaatggctgtaatggtgtTAATAAAAGTTTAACAATGCATACACTCCATGCAGCCATTTCAGGAGCAGATCCAGGACTTTGCTAAGGGGAGAGGGCACACTGGTAGAAGTGACTcaacagtgtgtgaagcacactccacgaaatgtgaagcatgagctttctaggggggtctggggtctcaggaaattttgaaaatttagattgcaattttgactgaaatttgttgataatTCAATACTGGAAGTATGAATGCAATAGTATAGCTACTGAGCTAGAAAACAGAATTAATATAGTGTAAAGGGCTAAGTTGCACCCTCAGGAATTTTCGAAAAACTGAtattttgagattgaatttggtggcaattttgacaGAAATTTGCTGAGCTCAATGCTGGAAGTATGAATGCTAACAGTAGCTGGAATTACCTGGTATAGTATAAGGTTTCctcaatgaaattttgaaaaatcaactttctgagattgaatttggtggcaattttgactaaaaATTGTACTTTGTCATAGCTGATGTagcagacagcttgatttggagtgttttctttaataatgaatcaaTGAAAAATTACCTCCCGCCTGCAATCAAGTTTGCTTGGCCTTATAGCTAGAATATTTAACTTCTGCTCAGGTACCTGTTATAACCCTGCAACTACATATAGCATAAATGTATTTGTTCCAATTCTCAATACTTGATCAGGGTATAATCACAGTTGTTAACACTTGTGTTGACAAGCTGCAAGTAGCCAGACAAATAAAATTTCAGTGTGATTTAACCCATCTAACAAATGTAGATTTGCTCCACAATATTGTGAGCATCTGCCTATAATCACTAAAATGATACAAAATACTCAAATAAACTATTATAACTCTTCTGTCTGCAGATACATCAAATAACAATAAAAGTAAAATAACTGAAGAATTTTATATACTAAAAGTCTCTAAAAATCTGAATCCTCTTGTTGCTGTAGTCAGTAACATACACATCGTTGTTGGGACTAACAGCTATTCCATATGGACATGtaaatttgtgaccagattttacagaaccgatccaaatcgcaaatcaggcaaaatcaaactaacaccaccagtggatagctacactatcgtactacaagttttgaccctgagcactactcaaactacacgaggctggttattacacacgtcttttctgggtggtgtggagtgctcaaatggcggtttcaggccttgtgaaggacctggcttggcaagagtcagtggtgtactggtggacagccttataatgttggccagacgtgttctctgttgattttgctacatatcagccactaaggagccagcacagccctgtaatctcgtgtctggactccaatcgtggtctgcctccattttgaggtctaacgtttgccctccccgccacccccagcctccacccctttgtgagcactcgtgatactacttcgctcgtccaactgctcagagtttctatcttatttggcgggaaactgtacaagcagctacaagtactggaagtggcttgaaaggtaacagattgatacatcttttgtgtaaatttcatacgcgtgcttgctatccttggagagttatgctggcttcaattctttaaaaccgtttatctcggaacttctaatgtgcgatttggatcgtttttcccaaatccagtcacatttacctTTAGCTGAATCATGGGATCCAAATCTGTGTAAGAGCACTCCATGCATATTTGTCAAAAACTGATACTTAATTATGATCCTCATCACTCACAAGGACAAAGCCACTCATATCAATGGTAAGTGCAGTAGGGAGGCTCAAGTGATCATTACCAAACTTGTCCACATATGTGCCATCAAGTGTAAACCTGAAGATGCAATTGTTGTAAATATCAGCAACAAGTAATTGATCATTAGGGCAAAAAAGTAATTGATCATTACtaatcagcggcggaggaagtagttgatatgagggggggctgcgctgacccagacttatttctatagtttggtaaggtgagaccaaaaaaaaaaaaaaaaaggtcgcaaccaactgacaagagctttccacctgaccagctaccatttctagctgataaactacataaaaatcctttcatagctcgctacacactgactactttattagagtgactgctctattagagtatctcgatctttatcacggttttcagccccactccaagaaagataacttcggtgtgatatcattctgaggggggggctttagccccctagccccccctttccgccgcctatgttaCTAATGATACAGTGAAGAATGGATCAGACCAGGAAGCATTGTTCATGAGAAACAAATTGGAGATGATGTGAAGAGACTAAGAATTTCCTACAGCAAGTTGGAGACTAAGCCAGTTGAGTTGCCCACAACGGTGTTTGCTCCTTCAAAGAATTACAAAGAGTCTTTTCCTAAATTTGGCCAATTGTTTGATGATGGATAATTGTGAAGTCACTGATATTCCTGTACAATCACTTATAGGTGGCAAACTTGATTTTACCATCATCACCAAGAATCACAATGGTGAACATTGTTCCAAAGGAGGTAGCCATGTTGTTGTACAGGTACAATCAAGCAGGAGAGGAGATGTTATTCCAGTGGAAGTGAAGGATAACAATGATGGGAGCTACTCTGTATCTTTTGTAGCCAAACAAGTTGGAGAAGTGAAGTTGTCAATTACTATTGAAGGGGATCATATTAAAAGAAGCACTTACACTTGCACTGTTATGGTTCACCGAGATTACAAAACTGTCAACAAGCCCAGGAAGATTGTGAATAATGATGGCAAGATGGGTAGTCCATGGGGGTATTGCATTTGGTAAGGATGGAGTATATATGGGCAGTGACAGACCGTAGCAACCACTGTGTATACATATTTGACAGTCAAGACAGGTTTATTAGAAAATTTGACCAAAAAGGAACTGACTATGGTCAATTTTGAGATCCACGAGGAGTATCATTTGATGCCGATAATCACTTGTATGTGATTGATAACAACAGTGACAGGGTACAGAAATTGATGTTCAGCTCCTTCACACTCAACAGTTGTGCTGCTGTGTAATCTATTTGTTCCAGCTGTAGTGAGGTTGCCTTTTCCTTTTATTGTTGACAACTCTCGTAACTTGTTCTTTAGCTCTTCTCTTTGTTGTTGTAGTTGTCGGCGTAGTTCATCATAATACAAGTCAATCTGTTGATCAACTTAACTGGCCTGTGATGCAATCTTCTCCCCAGCAGCTACCACCTTctgacgtgacgtaaacaactTGTTGATCATTTCCTCAACTAGTTCAATCATCTTCTCCATTTCCTTCCTGTGTTTGTTGGCCATCTTCTTCACAGAATTATGCACATGTTCATTGTGCTCATTGGTTGTGCAGTAATGACACACAAGCTGGTCACATAACTCACAGAAGAAGTTCATCTCTAGATCATGATCGGAGCATAACATGGACTTTGCTTTGGGTCGGACGTCAAATTGTTTCTTCTCTGACTACAATGCAACCAGCTCAGTAATGTTGTGGTTTTGATTCCCTTTCATCTTTTTGTGGGACCCATGGCAATGCTCACACAGGAAGGTGATGCAGTCAAGAAACAATGATACTGCTTTTCCTTCATCAACACACATGTCACATTTTGCTTCATCTTCTCCCTCAACTTTACACTTCAAATCAATTTCGTAGATGATTAATGAAGAAATTGTTTGGTAACTCCTTCACACCTCCTACAGGAACCTCACTCATTTCTCTGCATTCAGCTGGGCAGATGATGTTAGAACTTCTCTGTAGTTTCTCCATACATCCTTCACAGTAGGAGTGATAACAAGGGAGATATTTGGGCCTCTTGTGCACTTCATAACATACTGGACAATTTAGGAGACCCAGAACCTGATGGCTGGCCGCCTGCTGTTCTTAGAGAAATGAGTGACATTGTATGTGTATCCCTGGCCATAATATATAGTAAGTCCTTACAATCTGGAACTCTTCCTGAGAATTGGCCATGTGGTGCCCATTCATGAGTCTGGTAGCCAGCACAATGTTGCAAACTTAGATCAATTAGTCTCACTTCTGTTACCTGTAATTAGAGACCACATGCTAACTCACTTGTTGGACAACAACCTGCTATCTCCACACCAGCATGGATTTATTCCATATAGATTGTGCAGTACTCAACTAGTTAGTGTATTAGATCAATGGACCAGCTCTATCCAGTCAGGTATACCAATTGATGTCGTTTACTTTGAATTCCAGAAAGCTTTTGATACTGTACCCCACTCAAGACTCTTGTTAAAGCTTGCGGCTTATGGAATCTCAGGAAATCTTCTAAATTGGATCAAGTCTTTTGTATACAGGAAACGATGTATTGTGATAAAAGGAGAATTTTCTCCGTGGTCATCTGTTAGGAGTGGAGTTCCCCAAGGCTCCGTCTTGGGACCCCTATTCTTTGccatttttgtaaataacctcCCTACTATGGTTAAGAGTTCACTTGTGTTATTTGCTGACTATACCAACCTTTCTTGATGTATTAAGTCTCCTGGAGATGTTAGAGAACTACGAAAGGACATAGATGCTCTCTTCTGCTGGTCCAAGCAATGGCTTTTATCATTCAACATTCCAAGTGCAAAGTCCTCCGTATTGGTTCACACCACTATCAGATCCCCTAGACATTGAATGGCACAATTATCGAAAGTTAGAGATCTTGGCATTCAAATGGACACACAACTAAAATTCCATCAACAAACATCAAAAGTTGTACAAAAAGCAAACAGAGTTCTGTCATTAATAAATAAGTCTTTTGAGTATATTACCATGGACACACTACCAGTTTTATATAAGTAGCAAGTTTGGCCTATCATTGAATATGGTAATCTTGTCTGGGGACCCTAGGATATCAAGAGAGTTGAAAGTGTCCAGAGATGAGCTACTAGAATTGCTCCATCATTAGCTGCCATGCCGTACTCAGAGAGGTTGAAATCCCTAAACTTACCATCCTTGGAATACAGACGTAAGAGAGGTGACATGATTTTTACTTACCAACTTTTACACAATCCGTTTGACATGGACACATCCACCCTTCTCCATCAAGCAACATAACAGCACAAGGGGCCACAACTTTAAATTATGCAAACCATTTTCAAAAGCATACTCAGCCGAAGAAattgtttttcagtgatcaataattggaacaatttaccctaTCAAGTATAGTAGTAAATTCTGAATCACTAAATACTTTTAGAACAGACTAGCTTCTGGCATGATAATATGTATGATTGTTTGTAAATTCACACAATGCACGCACTCATGCAGGATACAC comes from Dysidea avara chromosome 4, odDysAvar1.4, whole genome shotgun sequence and encodes:
- the LOC136253892 gene encoding E3 ubiquitin-protein ligase TRIM71-like, yielding MTSGSSVKRELRQGEETAEWQHIREEITCSICGDIFTDPKTIVPCLHTFCKRCIENSIESNKKMAAVVCCPLCRTPLSQGEITSIPSNFTICRLAEIFIQREQEKKEASVTISRLVKIFGRQRKVGTTASVETTCGNCEENLPVTMWCTECEDPLCHDCSELHKKIKAYKSHEVILINQFLRDPKQFLRMAISEKVDFCKIHTNQMVEHYCKTCSKLVCQECVSQSRPLGHHYHTVSSVEDVLDEKRERIKEILVSLKQLLKQMRNGVKKIERCEDQIDKDSEASIEEIQATYDEQYRILKQQEEDAVEKVHIIQDSLKNTLALQKENVQLMESQMASCIDFYENIVKISRTKELIHYNDWIENRVVELNNKIEHTSLDPQCKASHMAVKCKPVVNESLCDVSSVPICKVIEGPAVIDRLIKLTVTLKDHSAAAVPIVNQSKDIELHCNKEKKFLQNKQVEEQLEGQYKIRYNPKRMECHLLSIHWRGIAMNHEKIQVIVNVRDYSSIEEVVMVIKSYGPIDIDPYGGWLMNRHVQLANPCALAKGPDNKLYVRDANYDVLVVFDEQYQYSHIIGGCGCGLGRFLCMTGIAVDKKGYLYVADRALHCIQKLNLRSGKFICQFGSKGSDGGKFNCPCGLLFSQSGLLFVCDLDNHRIQVFKNEQFSYCFGKRGAEPGAFNHPINLTMNNNEDQLFITDGNNHRIQLFTPKGQFLKIFCNFAGIPYKIFYPSGIHYTPDGHLLICAGIINSVLVFQEDGKFISSIDGFHQDRRYFFPREVLMMDNGQIVIASSSDHQLVIF